From the genome of Candidatus Delongbacteria bacterium, one region includes:
- a CDS encoding nitroreductase family protein, whose protein sequence is MLEIIKKNRTVRKFTQKQIPDQDFDNIIESVRFTASAANLQKLRYITVKDSGICEDIFKCLMWAGYLKAWDGPKVNERPTSYVIAVTEEISTPQTWFDIGIASEALLLNATSKGYGGCIFLSIDREQLKKCLQTDYEIVTVIALGEPAEKVVVDDVIDNNIKYYRDENGIHHVPKRRMEDLIVKEFRNR, encoded by the coding sequence ATGCTGGAGATAATAAAAAAGAATCGTACAGTGAGAAAATTTACCCAAAAGCAGATACCGGATCAAGATTTTGACAATATTATAGAAAGTGTAAGATTTACTGCTTCGGCTGCTAATCTACAAAAACTACGATATATCACTGTAAAAGATTCAGGAATCTGTGAAGATATTTTCAAGTGTCTCATGTGGGCTGGTTACCTTAAAGCATGGGATGGTCCTAAAGTGAATGAGAGACCTACATCTTATGTTATTGCTGTAACGGAGGAAATCTCAACTCCTCAAACCTGGTTTGATATTGGTATTGCTAGTGAAGCACTGTTACTAAACGCAACTTCTAAGGGATATGGAGGATGCATTTTTTTGAGTATAGACAGAGAACAACTGAAGAAATGCTTACAAACTGATTATGAAATTGTAACAGTAATTGCCTTGGGGGAACCAGCTGAAAAAGTTGTAGTAGATGATGTAATAGATAACAATATAAAATATTACAGGGATGAAAATGGTATTCACCATGTTCCAAAAAGAAGAATGGAGGATTTGATTGTTAAAGAATTCAGGAATAGATAG